From a region of the Lactuca sativa cultivar Salinas chromosome 4, Lsat_Salinas_v11, whole genome shotgun sequence genome:
- the LOC111892001 gene encoding uncharacterized protein LOC111892001, whose product MKEALNEDEKTSEEPDAALRNSQGTSFLDLKWDTKPMNVDNFSNSRVSFAAKLVSEYNKKTYARMVESTSTVVDLNIKVIPKVDGKPIGKVELPYADLLLGGAPYHATLYGFLWIFGLKDIMVNDEGFFFFKFDSKEGMMNVIEGGPWLINNVPLFIQRWRPGLVLCKPQINSVPVWVKVFNVPLQYWNSKGVTLIANEIGKPMAMDKITQKMCNEHWGKACIYEISH is encoded by the exons ATGAAGGAAGCTTTGAACGAAGATGAGAAAACGAGTGAAGAACCTGATGCTGCTTTGAGGAATAGTCAGGGTACTAGTTTTCTGGATCTAAAATGGGATACAAAGCCAATGAATGTGGATAATTTCTCAAACTCAAGAGTTTCTTTTGCAGCCAAATTGGTTAGTGAATATAACAAGAAGACATATGCTAGAATGGTTGAATCTACAAGTACTGTGGTTGATTTAAACATTAAAGTAATTCCTAAAGTTGATGGGAAACCAATTGGCAAAGTTGAATTGCCCTATGCAGATCTTCTGCTTGGAGGAGCTCCCTATCATGCTACTCTGTATGGATTTTTGTGG ATATTTGGATTGAAGGATATTATGGTCAATGATGAAGGCTTCTTCTTTTTTAAGTTTGATTCTAAAGAAGGTATGATGAATGTGATTGAAGGGGGACCTTGGCTTATTAACAATGTTCCATTGTTTATCCAAAGATGGAGACCTGGACTTGTTTTGTGCAAACCACAGATCAACTCTGTTCCTGTATGGGTTAAAGTTTTTAATGTTCCTTTGCAATATTGGAATAGCAAGGGAGTAACATTGATTGCTAATGAAATTGGGAAACCGATGGCTATGGACAAGATTACGCAAAAGATGTGTAATGAGCACTGGGGAAAGGCCTGCATTTATGAGATTTCTCATTGA